A single region of the Dunckerocampus dactyliophorus isolate RoL2022-P2 chromosome 3, RoL_Ddac_1.1, whole genome shotgun sequence genome encodes:
- the slc38a8b gene encoding putative sodium-coupled neutral amino acid transporter 8, with protein MEELARESISLLARSASHSDPPQLGSFGAVFIMLKSALGAGLLNFPWAFQKAGGVTTAVSVELVSLVFLISGLVILGYASSVSRQKTYQDVVREVCGRAVGQLCEVCFCFNLFMICVAFLVVVQDQLEKLCMSLYETVTRSGEEEMPYHWYTDQRFALFVLCLVIILPLSIPKEIGIQKYTSVLGTLAATYLCVAVIVKYYLMENHIAIITPEHSQGVGSWASMFSVVPTICFGFQCHEACIAIYSSMENQKIMHWVVISVISMLFCLLIYTLTGVYGFMTFGRAVASDILMSYPGNDVVMIISRLLFGISIITIYPIILLLGRSVILNLMVRVQRRRRGIVTTSFESRCRVLLTVIWITVTLLIAMFVPDMGEVISVIGGISAFFIFIFPGLCLVFIMQNEPVSPRVRIVLTIWGIITIVVGAFIFGQSTTIAVMELLHKF; from the exons ATGGAGGAACTGGCACGGGAGAGCATCAGCCTGCTGGCTCGGTCCGCATCCCATTCTGATCCCCCACAGCTCGGATCCTTTGGTGCAGTGTTCATCATGCTGAAGTCTGCGCTCGGAGCTGGACTACTAAACTTCCCTTGGGCCTTCCAGAAGGCGGGGGGAGTGACCACTGCTGTTAGTGTGGAGCTG GTGTCTCTGGTGTTCCTCATCAGCGGACTGGTCATCCTCGGCTATGCCTCGTCCGTCAGCAGACAAAAGACCTACCAGGATGTGGTGAGAGAAGTGTGTGGACGTGCGGTCGGTCAACTGTGTGAGGTCTGTTTCTGCTTCAACCTCTTCATGATATGCGTCGCCTTCCTGGTGGTGGTGCAGGACCAGCTGGAGAAAT TGTGTATGTCTCTCTATGAGACGGTGACCAGGTCAGGTGAAGAGGAAATGCCCTATCATTGGTACACTGATCAGCGCTTTGCCCTGTTTGTCCTGTGTCTCGTCATCATCCTACCGCTTTCCATCCCAAAAGAAATTGGCATCCAGAAATACACAAG TGTGCTGGGGACACTGGCTGCAACCTACCTGTGTGTGGCAGTGATTGTCAAATACTACCTGATGGAGAACCACATTGCCATTATAACACCAGAGCACAGCCAAGG TGTCGGATCCTGGGCATCCATGTTCAGCGTTGTGCCGACCATCTGCTTTGGTTTCCAG TGTCATGAAGCCTGTATAGCCATCTACAGTAGCATGGAGAACCAGAAGATCATGCACTGGGTGGTCATTTCTGTCATCTCCATGCTCTTCTGTCTGCTCATCTACACTCTCACTG gagtgtatggcTTCATGACATTTGGTCGGGCGGTTGCCTCCGATATCTTGATGTCATATCCAGGGAATGATGTTGTCATGATCATTTCCAGACTGCTTTTTGGAATATCAATCATTACCATCTATCCTATTATTCTTCTTTTAGGGAG ATCTGTCATCCTGAACCTGATGGTGCGGGTCCAAAGGCGTCGGCGGGGAATCGTCACAACCTCGTTTGAGAGTCGCTGCAGGGTGCTTCTCACtgtgatctggatcaccgtcACTCTACTTATTGCCATGTTTGTCCCTGACATGGGCGAAGTCATCAGCGTCATCGGAGGAATCAGTGCCTTCTTCATATTTATCTTTCCTG GTCTTTGCTTGGTGTTCATCATGCAAAATGAACCTGTGAGTCCAAGAGTCAG GATAGTTTTAACCATCTGGGGAATCATAACGATTGTTGTCGGAGCCTTCATCTTTGGACAAAGTACGACTATTGCTGTCATGGAGCTTCTACACAAATTCTGA
- the LOC129178884 gene encoding neuritin-like gives MMKSWVDATALLLPIAFCLGLVHVCNGAAISISCGSIYKSFAQCLLTLGDSLVETQKDQDTQDIDAICKSWNDFHVCANTAMSGCPREAAAVWESLRQESRKAQFSGNLYDMCASLTTLVPSTVPAPLTPPTSDQTNQETLKGRTYQRSPALTTMIFPICSTLIVLLRI, from the exons ATGATGAAGTCCTGGGTAGACGCCACAGCGCTATTGCTGCCAATCGCCTTCTGTCTTG GCTTGGTCCATGTCTGTAATGGAGCAGCTATTTCTATTTCATGTGGTTCCATCTACAAGAGTTTTGCACAGTGTTTGCTGACACTCGGGGACAGTTTGGTGGAAACACAAAAAGATCAGGATACGCAGGACATTGATGCAATCTGCAA GTCCTGGAATGACTTCCATGTTTGTGCCAACACGGCCATGTCTGGCTGCCCCAgagaagcagcagcagtatGGGAGTCTCTAAGACAAGAGTCCAGGAAGGCCCAGTTCTCTGGAAACCTCTATGACATGTGCGCCAGCCTCACCACCCTGGTACCCAGCACCGTGCCTGCACCCCTGACCCCTCCCACCTCAGATCAGACCAATCAGGAAACACTGAAGGGGCGAACGTACCAGCGGAGCCCTGCCCTCACCACGATGATCTTTCCAATATGTAGCACTTTAATAGTGCTGCTCAGGATCTAG
- the thap11 gene encoding THAP domain-containing protein 11: protein MPGFTCCVPGCYSNSHRDRDLRFYTFPKDNTLRELWLRNISRAGVSGCFSTFQPTTGHRVCSVHFVGGRKTYSIRVPSLFPLRGVNERRIRRGRGKKVSTAAPGAPVATAATTGIVINTVLGNTADGAEANAGGEAIDESITVVQIGQNGEYLGTARLPVATEGSYTVSNELTADDSSAEGQQPLMQYVSVTSSPLDHSYSLTTGTTSTELLRKLNEQRDIIALMEVKMKEMKATIRQLRVVEAKLQEEVRERDRLLCSASVAPKKI from the coding sequence ATGCCTGGGTTCACCTGTTGTGTCCCGGGCTGCTACAGCAACTCACACCGGGACCGGGATCTACGCTTCTACACATTTCCCAAAGACAACACGCTGAGGGAGCTGTGGCTGAGGAACATCTCCCGGGCCGGGGTCAGTGGCTGCTTCAGCACCTTTCAGCCCACCACGGGTCACCGCGTCTGCAGTGTGCACTTCGTAGGCGGGAGGAAAACCTACAGCATCCGAGTACCGTCGCTTTTCCCTCTGAGGGGTGTGAATGAGCGCAGGATTCGACGAGGCAGGGGCAAGAAGGTGTCGACCGCGGCCCCAGGAGCCCCCGTCGCCACTGCAGCCACCACCGGGATTGTCATCAACACCGTGTTGGGAAACACGGCTGACGGTGCCGAGGCCAACGCCGGTGGCGAGGCCATCGACGAAAGCATCACGGTGGTTCAGATCGGCCAAAACGGGGAGTATCTCGGCACGGCGCGGCTGCCCGTGGCGACAGAGGGGTCTTACACCGTTTCCAATGAACTCACCGCCGACGACTCCTCCGCTGAGGGGCAGCAGCCGCTGATGCAGTACGTCAGCGTCACCAGTAGCCCACTGGACCACTCGTACTCGCTGACCACCGGCACCACGTCCACCGAGTTGCTGCGCAAACTCAACGAGCAGCGAGACATCATCGCCCTCATGGAGGTGAAGATGAAGGAGATGAAGGCCACCATCCGCCAGCTCCGGGTGGTGGAGGCCAAGCTGCAGGAGGAGGTGCGGGAGCGGGACCGGCTGCTGTGCAGCGCCTCGGTAGCTCCCAAGAAAATATAA
- the gfod2 gene encoding glucose-fructose oxidoreductase domain-containing protein 2, which produces MLPGVGVFGTGSTARVLVPLLKAEGFEVHALWGRSEEEACSLANELGIPFHTSRSDDVLLHQDVDLVCIYIPPSMTRQIAVKALGIGKNVVCEKAATAVDSFQMVNAARYYPQLLSIMGNTLRYLPAFVTMQQLLVEGYVGEVQVCDVRVYGPSLLDQSYGWTCEDLMGGGGLHTVGSTIIDLLSYLTGARAQRVHGLLRTFVQQNDTIRGIRRVTSDDFCFFQMLMGPTLGGICCTVTLNFNMPGSCVHEVMVVGSSGRLVARGTKLYGQRNGSISEELLLGDGGWAGPDVKDIPLPHLQGLGAMVKALRQSFQAHQERRLWARGPVAMAPTFEDGLYVQTVVEAVKRSSCSGEWECVEVMSKEPDPNHNLCEALQRNKN; this is translated from the exons ATGCTGCCTGGAGTTGGCGTGTTTGGCACAGGGAGCACAGCCCGAGTGCTGGTCCCTTTGCTGAAAGCTGAGGGCTTTGAGGTCCATGCACTCTGGGGGAGGAGCGAAGAAGAAGCGTGCAGCCTGGCAAATGAGCTTGGTATCCCGTTTCACACGAGTCGATCTGATGATGTCCTGCTGCACCAAGACGTTGACCTTGTTTGCATCTATATTCCGCCCTCAATGACAAGGCAAATTGCTGTCAAAGCACTGG GCATAGGTAAGAATGTTGTATGTGAGAAAGCTGCTACTGCTGTGGATTCTTTCCAGATGGTGAACGCAGCCAGATATTACCCCCAGCTTCTCAGCATCATGGGTAATACGCTGCGTTATCTTCCTGCTTTTGTGACGATGCAGCAGCTGCTGGTGGAAGGATACGTGGGTGAAGTGCAGGTCTGCGATGTGCGCGTCTATGGCCCAAGCCTCTTGGACCAGTCGTACGGCTGGACTTGTGAGGACCTGATGGGGGGAGGTGGCCTTCACACAGTTGGTTCCACCATTATTGACCTTTTAAGTTACCTGACTGGGGCACGGGCACAGCGCGTTCACGGTTTACTGCGGACCTTTGTACAACAAAATGACACCATCAGAGGCATCCGACGAGTCACCAGCGACGATTTTTGCTTCTTCCAAATGTTGATGGGGCCGACTTTGGGCGGCATATGCTGcactgtgaccctgaatttcaACATGCCAGGCTCGTGTGTGCATGAGGTGATGGTAGTCGGATCCAGCGGGAGACTGGTTGCCAGGGGGACAAAACTGTACGGTCAGCGCAACGGCAGCATAAGTGAGGAGTTGTTGCTCGGTGATGGAGGCTGGGCTGGGCCTGACGTGAAAGACATACCTTTGCCTCACCTGCAAGGGCTGGGTGCCATGGTTAAAGCACTGAGACAGTCCTTCCAGGCTCACCAGGAGCGTAGGTTATGGGCGCGTGGGCCAGTTGCCATGGCACCCACTTTTGAGGACGGCCTCTACGTGCAGACGGTGGTGGAGGCCGTGAAGCGGTCCAGCTGTAGCGGAGAATGGGAGTGTGTGGAGGTCATGAGTAAGGAGCCTGATCCAAACCACAATTTGTGTGAGGCTCTGCAGAGAAATAAGAACTAG